From the Nostoc sp. PCC 7107 genome, the window GGTAAATCGTCCCAATGTAGCTGGTAGTGGCAAAGCCCAAGGGACTTTGCGGATGAGCAATCAAACTGATCAACCTGTGCGTCTGGCTTTACTAGCAAGGCAATTAAAAGGTAAAGGCTCGGCTAGTAGCAAGATTACCTCAGATATTCCAGCCCATTGGGATTTTGCACCTCAAGAGGGTAGCAGTAAAGGTTTGCTGCTTTCGTTACCTAATGGCAATTTAAAGCTAGAAAAAGGAGATATTTTAGTCGCCTTCGCCCAAGATGGTTCTCGACGCTACTGGGGGCCGTATGTTGTTGGCGAAACTTCCCTACCAACTTGGAAGGCTCAAACGAAAGAATGGCTGTTGGTGCTTAGTCAATAGTCAAAGGTCAAAAGTTCATAGTCTATAGATAATAATGTTTAGTTGACGACTAGTACAAAGCAAAAATCATCAAAGAACAAAATCTCACTCGTTAACGACTAATAACTATTGACTGTTGACTGATAACCATTGACTAAAAACCAAATGAGGATGAAATTGAGTATTTTCCACACTGTTGACCGATGGTTCAACAAGATAGCGCAGCGTCCATCTCTAGTGGTGACTTTATCGACTTTGTGGTTGATGCTGATTGGTTGGATTGGCTACGGGTGGAATTTAGGCAGTGTTGGCTTAGTTGATGAAACAGAGCCATTGTTTGCGGAAGCATCCCGACAAATGTTTGTCACTGGTGATTGGATTACGCCGTTTTTCAATGGTGTGACTCGGTTTGATAAACCCGCCTTAATTTACTGGTGTCAAGCGATCGCCTACTCAATCTTGGGTGTGAATGAGTGGGCGGTGCGTCTCCCATCGGCGATCGCGGCAATTGCAGTCATTAGTTTGGCTTTTTATACTGTACAGTGGCATCTGGCCAAGGAAGACTTAGCCGCAAAAGTTGAACGCCCCACACGGCGTTACTTAACAGCTGCGATCGCAGCTGCTGTTATGGCGCTCAACCCCGAAATGATTGTCTGGGGAAGAACAGGTGTATCGGATATGCTACTAACTGGGTGCATCGCCTCTTCCTTGTTATGTTTTTTTCTCGGCTATGCAGATAAAGAGGAAAGTGGAGAAAAAGTCTCTCATTCCCTACTCCCAAATAAATGGCATTTAGCTTGTTATGTATTAATTGCTGGGGCAATTTTAACTAAAGGCCCTGTGGGTATAGTCTTACCGGGGATAGTGATTTTGGCTTTTTTGCTGTACTTAGGCAAATTAGGCGAAGTTTTGCGAGAAATGCGACCACTGATAGGATTACTGATAATTCTGGCTTTATCAGTTCCTTGGTATGCCTTAGTCATTTGGCATAATGGCTGGAATTACATTAATTCGTTTTTTGGTTATCACAACATAGACCGTTTTACAGAAGTAGTAAATGGTCACTCAGCGCCTTGGTATTTTTACTTTTTGGTAGTACTTTTAGGTTTTGCACCATACTCTGTATATTTACCCGCAGCCTTCGCGCGACTGAAATTTTGGCAGCGATCGCAATGGTTAGTTCAAGAGCGATCGCAGCAACTAGGTTTATTTGCCTGCATTTGGTTTTTGGGAGTGTTTGGTTTTTTCACAATTGCTGTTACCAAACTACCTAGCTATGTTTTACCTCTGATGCCAGCTGCTGCTATTTTGGTAGCTTTATTATGGAGCGATTATTTTCCAGGCTCATTTGTATCTAGTTCTCGATCGCCACATAAATTGTTTTGGGCTAGTGGCTGGGCAAATGTAGTTTTTTTATCTACATTGTCTGTGGCAATATTTCAAATAGCTCAATTATTAGGAAGTGATCAAGCTGCACCGAACTTCCGCCAAACTCTACAAAATTCGGGTTTAACCGAACTAGGCGGTTCTATTTGGCTTTTGGGTGCTATGAGTGTGGCATTTTTATTAATAACTCGTCGTTGGCCAGGTATTATTGCTGCAAATTTGTTGGGGTTTGTAGCATTTTTAATTGTTGTATTGATGCCAGCAATGTTTTTGATGGATCAAGAACGACAGATGCCTTTACGGGAAATTTCTGCTATTGTCGCACAGGTGAAGCAACCCAACGAAGAATTAGTCATGGTAGGCTTTAAAAAACCCACTGTAGTTTTTTACAGCCATCAACAAGTCAACTTTATTAAATTGACAAGTGATGCCATTGTTTATCTGCAAAATAAAATAAATATGCCAGTCAAAGCACCATCTTTAATAATTTTAGCAGAACATAAAAACCTAGTTAAAATGGATTTACCTCCTGATAATTATGAAAATTTAGCCTCAAAAGGTGCTTATCAATTGATTAGAGTTTCTTTCAAGAAAATGAAACAACCAAAGCAAGATATTTCTTTCATTCTTCAACCAAGAGATACCCAAATGCTTTGAGAAGTTAGATATCTGAGCTTCTTGATTGTCCAATAAGAATTAACTCTTTTGCTGTTGATGGTGCAGTAAAGCCTGATTAATATGATGCAATAAATCTTCCATTGAGATTGAGCGCGGTAAAATCTCTGTGGCGATCGCACTAAATGATTGATCTACATAATCTCGGCTGCTGTTTTTGTGTGGACTGATTTCTGCTGAAGAATGCGGTTCATAATGATGAGAACGTTGGTCAAGCACTAAAATGGGTGGCAAATTCACAGCTGCATCCTGTAATGCTTTCAGCGCTTTTAACACATCTTGATGAATTGGCGATTTTCCCCAGCAAATGAGCAACAAGTCAACACTGTTGTGGCGAATTTGTTGATTGACTTCTGCCCAAGATCGCCCAATTGCGGCTTTCAACCCTGCGGTTTGAAGATACTGAATTAACGCTTGAAACCACTCAGATCCTCTTTCGGCAGTCACATTATTCAGGGCAGCATTTTTCAGAGTGCGATAATTTCTGACTTGTTTACGTCTGATTTGGGGTAAATCATGGAGTGTTGTCAAATCTACAACTAAAATACTCGGTGGGCAACAAATACCAGAGGCAATTTGTAAAACTGACAATAGCGGATCTAGTTTGTCAGTACGACTGTGATTATTTTTGCCAAAAGGTGTTAAGCAAGGAAATACCGAAAGTCCTGGAATCTGAGAAGCCGCCAAACTAGTAGCAACATCACATGTCACCAATGGAAGCGCTACCAAACGCGGGTGCTGAATTAATTGTTCTAAATAAGTTTGGGCTAAGGAAGTTTCTACATCTAATAAAATGACATCAAATTGCCAAACCCTTGCTAAAAGTTCTGCTTGATCTAGGTTATCCACTTCTATAACCCGATGCTCGCGCAGTGAGGGATGGGGGTTAATCGACGCTATTTCTGGATTAACCAATCTCAGAATTCGCAATGGTTGGTTTTTGACAACAGTTTGACTAGTCTCCATTTCTGAAGCTGAAATTGTGGGTTGAGCACACAACTTTTCCAACAGCGGCGCTAAAGCCTGATTTTCTATGGGTAAGCTCAAAAAACCATCGGCTTGGTTAGCAAATGCTTGCTCTTTTTCTGCCCCTGTAGCGGTGACAATCACGGGTATATGGCGTGTCGCTGCGTCAGATTTCAATAATGTCAGGACATCCCACCCTGAAAGCAATGGTAATAAAGGATTTAGAAATACAGCTTGTGGTTGCAAACGTCGGGCTTTTTCGACAGCTTCTGTACCTGAGCGAGCGATGATCACTCGATAGCCTAAACCTTTGAGTTTTTCAGCCAGGTCTTCAATATATCGCGCCACGGCTTCAACTATCAGTACTAATCTTTGAGAGGAGCCAGGGAGAGGTTGAGGATTATGAACTGAGGAATTGGCAGAAATAGGAGCTTTTTGGAGACCTAGGTTCTGCTGGGTTCTATCTTCTTTGTTATTTGTTTCGGAATCAGTAAAACCTGTAGTTGGTGGACTGGGTGGCAGTAAAAGCGTAAATTGGCTACCTTTACCTTCTTGGGACAAAAAGCTGACATCACCTCCGTGGAGACGGGCTAAAGCTCTAGTTAAAACTAGCCCTAAGCCAGTTCCTTCAAATTGTCTGGTGAGGGGGTTTTCTAATTGTTGGAATTTCTGAAAAATTAAATGTTGTTGATGTTCCGGGATACCAATTCCTGTATCCCAAATGGTAAAGGCAATCCACCCTTCCCAACGACTGACACGCAAACCTATTTCGCCGGATGTTTCTGTGAATTTGAAAGCGTTGGACAGCAGATGTACCAACATTTGCCGCAGGCGCAGTTCATCTGCCACCATTTGCTCTAAGCCTGGTTCCATCGTCAAGGTGAATTTCGGCACCGAGGGGCTGCTGGGTAAAGTTTTGCTGCTGTGAGTGTGAATAGCAGTAACTTCTGCTTGAGCGCGATCGCACACAGCTTGAATATTCAACGGTGTGAGTGCTAATTCCATCTGTCCCGTTTCCATCCGGGTCAAATCTAAAATGTCGTTGACCACACTCATTAAGTGACGACCACTTTGGTGAATCAGTCCGGCGTAACGGGCTTGGCGTTCGTTCAATTCTCCTAATTGTTGGTCGATGAGCAACCGCGATAATCCTAAAACTGCTGTGAGGGGAGTTTTAAGTTCATGACTAATACAAGCTAAAAATTCATCTTTTAAGCGATTGAGTTGAATCAAGTCCGCATTTTTCGCCGCTAGTTCTTTACACAACTGTTGCTGTTCGGTGACATCAGTTCCCAACACCAACCATAGGTGTGAATTTTCGGCTCGCTGGCTATCCAAAGCCTTTAATTCTGGACTATCTAAGGGAATTTTGGCAAATTGCCAGATGCGTTCCTGACCATTTTGTTCTTCTACAACGCAGGTACAAGTCCCCATCTGATGATCTAAAAAGCAGCGATTAAAGGTTTTGGAGGGAGAAACTGGTGATGGTTGTAGGTTATTAAAAGTGGAGTTCTGGGGCAAGGCTTCGTGCTTTGCAGCCCAAGTATGCTCTACTGAATGCAGGTTCAGTTGGGATAATGTGCCATCTTCACTCTGGGGAAATCTCCCTACTGTTTGACTAACATACTCTGGTTGTTTGTCTATATCTGGAGACAGGATAGTTGCTACTTGTTGTCGCACATCTTCAGGATCTTTCAAACCTCCCAACTGCTGCCACCAAGCGGGATTTTGGGTAACTATCTCACCCGTGCTGGTTTGCAGCATCAATGGCCAGGGCAGTTGTTCGAGTAATTTGATCAGGGGTTTGTGGAGTAATGGTTGAAGTTGATGACCTTTGCGCGATCGCCAGGGACTTTTTACCTTGGATGTATGACTCCTGGAAGTGCCTGATGGTTCTAGGGAAACACAGTCAGACGACCGCAAAGAATGAGCAGATTTTTTGCCAGATGTAGTTATGCCGGCTTTTTCTTGGGCTAACAATCTTAATAAACGACCGCTGTCTAACAACCCTAAAAATCTGCCGTCAGCATCAACCAGTGTCCAATTGATATTGTTGTTAGATTGGGCAGAATAATCGCGTAAAAACTGCAAAAATTGCTCAACGCGATCGCTTGCTGATAATATTTGTAAAGGCTCAAAAATGCTTTGCTGCCAAATTGACAATGGCTGTTGTAACAAATCTAAGTATTGATCTTCTGGCGATTCTGCCAACAGTTTTTGGGTTAGCTGGGCTGATTTTAACAACCCAATTGGTTCTTGCTGTTGATTGACTACTACTAAGCGATCGCACCGTTGTTGCTCAAAAACTTCTAAAGCCGCTACTAACGTACTTGTTTCACCGCATTTGGGTACGGTTGCGAGAAAGTTATAAAGTGGGTACTGTAGCATTGACATAAGGCTTTGGGGTTGATTCTTCCTCTAGCGGCGTTTAGCTTGAGCATTGGCAATCGGGTAAGTAGTGTTCGCGCTTACAGTCATATCCTCAGCAGAAAACTCATTTCCACAATGCTTGTTTTAGCTGTAAGACCATTGCAGTGGTAGGTTTTCTTGTTCAAGACATAGCCTTGCTGGTTGACTTTGGTTTTGCCAGTGTCAGTATTTGCCTTTGCCACTTTATAACTTTGGAGAAATAACCGTACAGTGTTTTACTGGTGTTGTTACTTCTCATCAATAGTGACAGCTAAAACAATTATGGCTCCAAAGATTCGCTTTAGAACCTTGAGGAATTATAATGATTTAGAATCCGCGCATACTCTAAGTTAGTTTAAGTATCTTAAACAAGGGGTGAAATCAAAAAATCTATATTCTGATAGATCTACATACACGAATCTCAATCAACTCATGTACCCTCGATAACTAACACCTCATCAGCCGCTCAATAAGTCTTCCTGCTCACTTGTTGTAATTGGTTTTTGAGCCACTGTAGAAATTTGTTTATCTAGAGCGGTAATTGAGAATTCATTAGCAACTTGACTTAATTATTAGCCAGGTTATCTAAAGTTGTTCTCAAAATTCGTTCAACTTAACCAACTTTGGTTGCAGTGATTAAGCAAGATATTTAAATATATAAATGCTACTACCTATACTGTTTTTCCAACCAAATGTTAAAAAAATTTTAGATAATCTAGATGTGCTAGGCACCCAAGTACCATTGAACCCAAACAATGGTTACTTACTTCAGTCTAATTTTGCTCAATTTAGCACATCGACTTTGGTAGTCGCCACCACAGCTAGACTTTACTACTTACTAAATTGGTTATCAGCGAATCTTAATCAAAATTTTATAGACCAATATTTTTACGTGTTTGCGTGCCAGCAGCAAAAACCACAACAGGTTTTTCAGCAAATGACTCAAGTGGATCAGCGGGTATTGTTACAACAAATTAAATCTGATTATCGTCAGATTCTTATAGATTACTTTACTACAGACAAAACCTTGAAAGAAAAAATTGATAAATTTATCAATACAGTTTTTTGTGCTAATATTCCTGTGCCTCAAATCATAGAAATTCACATGGAACTCATTGATGAATTTTCTAAACAGCTAAAATTAGAAGGAAGGAGTAGTGAGACATTACTTGATTACCGTTTGACTCTCATAGATGTCCTCGCACACCTATGTGAAGCCTATAGATGTGCAATTTCTAAATGATACATTGTACCCATCAACCAAAATATACACAACAATCACGAAATCCAAAAAAGTATGTATTTCCCCAATATCACTAAAATCAGATTTTATTTTATTTTTTATGTTTAAGTTTGTATTTTTATGAATAAAGCCAGAAAAACTTATGTTCTCAAGCTTTACGTAGCAGGTAACACGCCTAACTCAGTTCGGGCATTAAAAACACTAAAAAACATATTAGACCAAGAATTTCAAGGTGTTTATGCACTGAAAGTCATCGATGTAATGAAAAATCCCCAATTAGCCGAAGAAGATAAAATCTTAGCCACACCAACATTATCGAAAATTCTGCCCCCACCTGTTCGGAAAATTATTGGTGATCTGTCAGACAGAGAAAGAGTATTAATCGGATTAGATTTACTGTATGAAGAACTGTGTGAAGAAGACTGGGAAGAGTCGCATAACCTTTAAGCTAAATTTTTTGATGACAAACTTAGTACCTTTAGTAAGAGAAAAACTGGGTTAAAAGCCCTATTTACGATCCGGCAATGAGCGAAAACGAGCAAAAAGAGCAAAATCAGCCACCGATTGGGGGTGTAGAAAAAATTCGGACAATGATTGAGGGCTTTGACGATATTAGTCATGGTGGTTTGCCTGTAGGTAGAACTACCTTAGTCAGCGGCACCTCTGGTACAGGTAAAACTTTATTCTCTCTTCAGTTCCTGTATAACGGCATCACTTACTTTGATGAGCCAGGCGTATTTGTAACCTTTGAAGAATCGCCTAGCGACATTATCAAAAATGCTTATATTTTTGGTTGGAACTTACAACGTTTAATCGATGAAGGTAAGTTATTTATTCTCGATGCTTCCCCAGACCCAGAAGGTCAAGATATTGTCGGCAATTTTGACCTTTCAGCATTAATAGAGCGCTTGCAATATGCGATTCGCAAATATAAAGCCAAGCGAGTTTCTATTGACTCGATCACCGCAGTATTTCAACAGTATGAAGCTGTGGGAGTCGTCAGACGAGAAATTTTCCGCCTTGTAGCCCGCCTGAAACAATTGAATGTCACCACCATCATCACCACTGAACGAGGGGAAGAATATGGCCCGGTGGCATCTTTTGGCGTTGAAGAATTTGTTTCGGATAACGTGGTAATTGTGCGGAATGTATTAGAAGGAGAACGTCGTCGGCGGACGAGCGAAATTCTCAAGCTACGGGGTACAACTCACATGAAAGGTGAGTATCCTTTTACAATTACGAATGCCGGAGTCAACATCTTCCCTCTGGGAGCGATGCGGTTGACTCAACGTTCTTCTAATGTCCGCGTTTCTTCGGGTGTCAAAATACTAGATGAGATGTGTGGCGGTGGTTTCTTTAAAGATTCGATTATTTTAGCAACAGGAGCTACTGGTACTGGGAAAACATTACTTGTAAGTAAATTTTTACAAGATGGTTGTGTTACTGGTGAACGCGCAATTTTATTTGCTTATGAAGAATCACGCGCTCAACTGTCACGCAATGCTTCTTCTTGGGGAATTGATTTTGAGGAATTAGAACATAAAGGGTTACTCAAAATTATTTGTACCTATCCCGAATCAACTGGTTTAGAAGATCACTTGCAAATTATTAAGTCGGAAATTGCTAATTTTAAACCAGCAAGAATTGCCATTGACTCACTCTCAGCCTTAGCAAGAGGTGTGAGTAATAATGCTTTTCGTCAGTTTGTGATTGGTGTAACAGGTTATGCCAAACAAGAAGAAATTACTGGTTTTTTTACCAATACAACTGACCAATTTATGGGTTCTCATTCTATTACTGACTCACATATTTCGACGATTACTGACACAATTTTGATGTTGCAGTACGTAGAAATTCGTGGGGAAATGTCGCGGGCAATTAACGTATTTAAAATGCGAGGTTCGTGGCACGATAAGGGAATTCGTGAGTATAATATTACGGCTGACGGCCCAGAAATTAAAGATTCTTTCCGGAATTACGAAAGGATTGTCAGCGGTGCGCCTACCCGCGTTAGCATCGACGAAAAAGCAGAACTTTCTCGCATAGTCAAAAGTTTTGAAGACAAAAGGAGTACCGATTCCTAAATTTGGTATCGTGCTATATCCCTTCTTCAATTTAGTATCGTGCTATATTCTGTGGTGAAGAAAAGGTTTCTGCCGC encodes:
- a CDS encoding glycosyltransferase family 39 protein, which encodes MRMKLSIFHTVDRWFNKIAQRPSLVVTLSTLWLMLIGWIGYGWNLGSVGLVDETEPLFAEASRQMFVTGDWITPFFNGVTRFDKPALIYWCQAIAYSILGVNEWAVRLPSAIAAIAVISLAFYTVQWHLAKEDLAAKVERPTRRYLTAAIAAAVMALNPEMIVWGRTGVSDMLLTGCIASSLLCFFLGYADKEESGEKVSHSLLPNKWHLACYVLIAGAILTKGPVGIVLPGIVILAFLLYLGKLGEVLREMRPLIGLLIILALSVPWYALVIWHNGWNYINSFFGYHNIDRFTEVVNGHSAPWYFYFLVVLLGFAPYSVYLPAAFARLKFWQRSQWLVQERSQQLGLFACIWFLGVFGFFTIAVTKLPSYVLPLMPAAAILVALLWSDYFPGSFVSSSRSPHKLFWASGWANVVFLSTLSVAIFQIAQLLGSDQAAPNFRQTLQNSGLTELGGSIWLLGAMSVAFLLITRRWPGIIAANLLGFVAFLIVVLMPAMFLMDQERQMPLREISAIVAQVKQPNEELVMVGFKKPTVVFYSHQQVNFIKLTSDAIVYLQNKINMPVKAPSLIILAEHKNLVKMDLPPDNYENLASKGAYQLIRVSFKKMKQPKQDISFILQPRDTQML
- a CDS encoding ATP-binding protein, encoding MSMLQYPLYNFLATVPKCGETSTLVAALEVFEQQRCDRLVVVNQQQEPIGLLKSAQLTQKLLAESPEDQYLDLLQQPLSIWQQSIFEPLQILSASDRVEQFLQFLRDYSAQSNNNINWTLVDADGRFLGLLDSGRLLRLLAQEKAGITTSGKKSAHSLRSSDCVSLEPSGTSRSHTSKVKSPWRSRKGHQLQPLLHKPLIKLLEQLPWPLMLQTSTGEIVTQNPAWWQQLGGLKDPEDVRQQVATILSPDIDKQPEYVSQTVGRFPQSEDGTLSQLNLHSVEHTWAAKHEALPQNSTFNNLQPSPVSPSKTFNRCFLDHQMGTCTCVVEEQNGQERIWQFAKIPLDSPELKALDSQRAENSHLWLVLGTDVTEQQQLCKELAAKNADLIQLNRLKDEFLACISHELKTPLTAVLGLSRLLIDQQLGELNERQARYAGLIHQSGRHLMSVVNDILDLTRMETGQMELALTPLNIQAVCDRAQAEVTAIHTHSSKTLPSSPSVPKFTLTMEPGLEQMVADELRLRQMLVHLLSNAFKFTETSGEIGLRVSRWEGWIAFTIWDTGIGIPEHQQHLIFQKFQQLENPLTRQFEGTGLGLVLTRALARLHGGDVSFLSQEGKGSQFTLLLPPSPPTTGFTDSETNNKEDRTQQNLGLQKAPISANSSVHNPQPLPGSSQRLVLIVEAVARYIEDLAEKLKGLGYRVIIARSGTEAVEKARRLQPQAVFLNPLLPLLSGWDVLTLLKSDAATRHIPVIVTATGAEKEQAFANQADGFLSLPIENQALAPLLEKLCAQPTISASEMETSQTVVKNQPLRILRLVNPEIASINPHPSLREHRVIEVDNLDQAELLARVWQFDVILLDVETSLAQTYLEQLIQHPRLVALPLVTCDVATSLAASQIPGLSVFPCLTPFGKNNHSRTDKLDPLLSVLQIASGICCPPSILVVDLTTLHDLPQIRRKQVRNYRTLKNAALNNVTAERGSEWFQALIQYLQTAGLKAAIGRSWAEVNQQIRHNSVDLLLICWGKSPIHQDVLKALKALQDAAVNLPPILVLDQRSHHYEPHSSAEISPHKNSSRDYVDQSFSAIATEILPRSISMEDLLHHINQALLHHQQQKS
- a CDS encoding KaiA family protein, producing the protein MLLPILFFQPNVKKILDNLDVLGTQVPLNPNNGYLLQSNFAQFSTSTLVVATTARLYYLLNWLSANLNQNFIDQYFYVFACQQQKPQQVFQQMTQVDQRVLLQQIKSDYRQILIDYFTTDKTLKEKIDKFINTVFCANIPVPQIIEIHMELIDEFSKQLKLEGRSSETLLDYRLTLIDVLAHLCEAYRCAISK
- the kaiB gene encoding circadian clock protein KaiB, which produces MNKARKTYVLKLYVAGNTPNSVRALKTLKNILDQEFQGVYALKVIDVMKNPQLAEEDKILATPTLSKILPPPVRKIIGDLSDRERVLIGLDLLYEELCEEDWEESHNL
- the kaiC gene encoding circadian clock protein KaiC, whose product is MSENEQKEQNQPPIGGVEKIRTMIEGFDDISHGGLPVGRTTLVSGTSGTGKTLFSLQFLYNGITYFDEPGVFVTFEESPSDIIKNAYIFGWNLQRLIDEGKLFILDASPDPEGQDIVGNFDLSALIERLQYAIRKYKAKRVSIDSITAVFQQYEAVGVVRREIFRLVARLKQLNVTTIITTERGEEYGPVASFGVEEFVSDNVVIVRNVLEGERRRRTSEILKLRGTTHMKGEYPFTITNAGVNIFPLGAMRLTQRSSNVRVSSGVKILDEMCGGGFFKDSIILATGATGTGKTLLVSKFLQDGCVTGERAILFAYEESRAQLSRNASSWGIDFEELEHKGLLKIICTYPESTGLEDHLQIIKSEIANFKPARIAIDSLSALARGVSNNAFRQFVIGVTGYAKQEEITGFFTNTTDQFMGSHSITDSHISTITDTILMLQYVEIRGEMSRAINVFKMRGSWHDKGIREYNITADGPEIKDSFRNYERIVSGAPTRVSIDEKAELSRIVKSFEDKRSTDS